Proteins from a genomic interval of Pseudoxanthobacter soli DSM 19599:
- the lpdA gene encoding dihydrolipoyl dehydrogenase, protein MSDTSYDIIIIGGGPGGYVAAIRAAQLGFKTAVVEKSHLGGICLNWGCIPTKALLRSAEIYHYMEHAKDYGLSASGVGFDINAVIQRSRGVASQLSTGVGFLMKKNKIDVIWGKATLSAPGKLKVEAAENAPKGALGGGDYAAKNIIIATGARPRALPGIEPDKKLIWTYFEALKPDRMPKSLLVMGSGAIGIEFASFYRTLGAEVTVVEVMPQILPVEDHEIAAHVRKRLEKQGMKILTDAKVAGVKKNADSVTATVVTKDGKSQEITADRMISAVGVQGNIEGLGLEALGVKTDRGCIVTDGLGRTNVPGLYAIGDVAGPPMLAHKAEHEGVICVEGIKGLHVHPMDKAKIPGCTYCNPQVASVGLTENKAKEAGRKIRVGRFPFIGNGKAIALGEPEGLVKTIFDAETGELIGAHMVGAEVTELIQGFVVAMNLETTEEDLMHTVFPHPTLSETMHESVLDAYGRVIHT, encoded by the coding sequence ATGAGCGACACTTCCTACGACATCATCATCATCGGCGGTGGCCCGGGCGGCTATGTCGCGGCGATCCGCGCGGCCCAGCTCGGCTTCAAGACCGCGGTGGTCGAGAAGTCCCATCTCGGCGGCATCTGCCTCAACTGGGGCTGCATCCCGACCAAGGCGCTGCTGCGCTCGGCCGAGATCTACCACTACATGGAGCACGCCAAGGACTACGGCCTGTCGGCCTCGGGCGTCGGCTTCGACATCAATGCCGTGATCCAGCGTTCGCGCGGCGTCGCCAGCCAGCTTTCGACCGGCGTCGGCTTCCTGATGAAGAAGAACAAGATCGACGTGATCTGGGGCAAGGCGACGCTTTCCGCCCCCGGCAAGCTGAAGGTCGAGGCTGCGGAGAACGCGCCGAAGGGCGCGCTCGGCGGCGGCGACTACGCGGCCAAGAACATCATCATCGCCACCGGTGCCCGTCCGCGCGCGCTGCCCGGCATCGAGCCGGACAAGAAGCTGATCTGGACCTATTTCGAGGCGCTGAAGCCCGACCGGATGCCGAAGTCGCTGCTGGTGATGGGCTCGGGCGCCATCGGCATCGAGTTCGCCTCGTTCTACCGCACCCTTGGCGCCGAGGTGACCGTCGTCGAGGTGATGCCGCAGATCCTGCCGGTGGAAGACCACGAGATCGCCGCCCACGTCCGCAAGCGGCTCGAGAAGCAGGGCATGAAGATCCTGACCGACGCCAAGGTCGCCGGCGTGAAGAAGAACGCGGATTCCGTGACCGCGACCGTCGTCACCAAGGACGGCAAGTCGCAGGAGATCACGGCCGATCGGATGATCTCGGCGGTGGGCGTGCAGGGCAACATCGAGGGTCTCGGCCTCGAAGCGCTCGGCGTGAAGACCGACCGCGGCTGCATCGTGACCGACGGCCTCGGCCGCACCAACGTGCCCGGCCTCTATGCCATCGGCGACGTCGCCGGCCCGCCGATGCTCGCCCACAAGGCCGAGCATGAGGGCGTGATCTGCGTCGAAGGCATCAAGGGCCTGCACGTCCACCCGATGGACAAGGCCAAGATCCCGGGCTGCACCTATTGCAACCCGCAGGTCGCCTCCGTCGGCCTCACCGAGAACAAGGCCAAGGAAGCCGGCCGCAAGATCCGCGTCGGCCGCTTCCCGTTCATCGGCAACGGCAAGGCGATCGCGCTCGGCGAGCCGGAAGGCCTGGTCAAGACGATCTTCGACGCCGAGACGGGCGAACTGATCGGTGCCCACATGGTCGGAGCCGAGGTGACGGAACTCATCCAGGGCTTCGTGGTCGCCATGAACCTGGAGACCACCGAGGAAGACCTGATGCACACCGTGTTCCCGCATCCGACCCTGTCGGAGACGATGCACGAGAGCGTGCTCGACGCCTACGGCCGGGTGATCCACACCTGA
- a CDS encoding GlsB/YeaQ/YmgE family stress response membrane protein, with the protein MNGVGFFGAILIGILAGWIAERVFNRNHGLITNLIVGLIGSLIGGWLVRNFQISVLPGFWTSLIVSSIGAVVLLFVLGLFQRR; encoded by the coding sequence ATGAACGGCGTCGGCTTCTTCGGGGCGATCCTGATCGGCATTCTCGCCGGATGGATCGCCGAGCGGGTGTTCAACCGCAATCACGGCCTGATCACCAACCTCATCGTCGGCCTGATCGGCTCGCTGATCGGCGGCTGGCTGGTGCGGAATTTCCAGATTTCGGTGCTGCCCGGCTTCTGGACGAGCCTGATCGTCTCCTCCATCGGCGCCGTCGTGCTCCTGTTCGTGCTGGGGCTGTTCCAGCGGCGATGA